A genome region from Populus alba chromosome 5, ASM523922v2, whole genome shotgun sequence includes the following:
- the LOC118047728 gene encoding uncharacterized protein, translated as MADIKAYISNAKRLLIADGTHFSAQKPDPERRLASLDIFRGLTVALMILVDDAGGEWPKMGHAPWHGSHLGDFVMPFFLFIVGMAIPLTFKGITSRDHAVKKMIVRTLKLLLWGIMLQGGFSHGPDKLSYGVDLKKIRWCGILQRIAFAYLVMALMEIFRKKDHTKDPPPGRLSIFRLYGSHWLVGACILVVYLAVIYGMYVPHWQFTVNDEESADYGKVFSVECAVRGKLDPACNAIGYIDRKILGINHLYQHPAWKRSEACTDDSLYEAPFKTSAPTWCKAPFEPDGILSSISSVLSTITGVHFGHVHVHLKGDTARLKQWTLMGLALLILGLVLHFSHAMPLNKQLYTFSYVCVTSGAAALLFSAIYILVDMRGRKSMFLPFQWMGMNAMLVYVMAAQGIFAGFINGWYYNDPHNTLINWIQKRVFIGVCNSQSVGILLYVIFAEIPFWGIVAGIFHRLEIYWKL; from the exons ATGGCTGACATTAAGGCCTATATTTCTAACGCCAAACGGCTGCTAATAGCTGACGGAACCCATTTTTCAGCCCAAAAACCTGACCCAGAAAGGCGTTTAGCTTCATTAGACATCTTCAGAGGCCTCACTGTTGCT TTAATGATTTTGGTTGATGATGCTGGAGGAGAATGGCCTAAGATGGGACATGCACCATGGCATGGTAGCCACCTTGGAGACTTTGTCATGCCATTCTTTCTATTCATAGTAGGAATGGCCATTCCTCTTACTTTTAAG GGAATTACAAGCCGGGATCATGCTGTCAAGAAGATGATTGTTAGAACTTTGAAACTACTCCTTTGGGGTATCATGTTACAAG GGGGCTTCTCCCATGGTCCTGACAAGCTAAGTTATGGAGTTGATTTGAAGAAGATAAGATGGTGTGGGATTCTTCAG agaATTGCTTTTGCTTACTTAGTTATGGCACTGATGGAAATCTTTAGAAAAAAAGACCACACCAAGGATCCACCACCTGGCCGGCTCTCCATTTTCAGGCTATATGGCTCGCACTG GCTGGTGGGAGCTTGCATTCTGGTTGTTTACTTGGCTGTAATCTACGGGATGTACGTGCCGCACTGGCAGTTCACTGTCAATGATGAAGAGAGTGCTGATTATGGGAAGGTTTTCAGT GTAGAGTGTGCGGTCAGAGGAAAACTGGATCCTGCTTGTAATGCAATTGGTTATATTGACAGAAAAATCTTAGGAATTAATCATTTGTATCAACATCCTGCTTGGAAGAGATCTGAG GCCTGCACAGACGATTCCCTGTATGAGGCGCCTTTTAAAACCAGTGCTCCAACATGGTGCAAAGCTCCTTTCGAACCTGACGGAATCCTAAG CTCAATATCCTCAGTCCTTTCTACCATCACTGGAGTTCATTTTGGACACGTTCATGTACATTTGAAG GGTGATACAGCTAGACTGAAGCAGTGGACTTTGATGGGACTTGCTCTTCTCATTTTAGGGCTTGTTCTGCATTTCTCACATG CGATGCCCTTAAACAAACAACTGTACACTTTTAGCTATGTTTGTGTAACATCCGGGGCAGCAGCATTGTTGTTTTCAGCCATCTATATCCTG GTTGATATGCGGGGTCGGAAGTCCATGTTTCTGCCGTTTCAATGGATGGGCATGAATGCAATGCTTGTTTATGTCATGGCTGCTCAAGGCATATTTGCTGGTTTCATCAATGGCTGGTACTACAACGACCCTCATAACACACTG ATAAACTGGATTCAAAAGCGTGTGTTCATTGGAGTCTGCAATTCTCAAAGTGTTGGTATTCTACTCTACGTCATCTTTGCAGAGATCCCCTTCTGGGGCATTGTTGCAGGCATTTTCCATCGCCTGGAAATTTACTGGAAGCTTTAA
- the LOC118047727 gene encoding 26S proteasome regulatory subunit 6A homolog encodes MATPMAEDSSFEDDQLASMTTEDIIRGSRLVDNEIRILKEEVQRTNLELDSYKEKIKENQEKIKLNKQLPYLVGNIVEILEMNPEDEAEEDGANIDLDSQRKGKCVVLKTSTRQTIFLPVVGLVDPDKLKPGDLVGVNKDSYLILDTLPSEYDSRVKAMEVDEKPTEDYNDIGGLEKQIQELVEAIVLPMTHKERFQKLGIRPPKGILLYGPPGTGKTLMARACAAQTNATFLKLAGPQLVQMFIGDGAKLVRDAFQLAKEKSPCIIFIDEIDAIGTKRFDSEVSGDREVQRTMLELLNQLDGFSSDDSIKVIAATNRADILDPALMRSGRLDRKIEFPHPTEEARARILQIHSRKMNVHPDVNFEELARSTDDFNGAQLKAVCVEAGMLALRRDATEVNHEDFNEGIIQVQAKKKASLNYYA; translated from the exons ATGGCAACCCCAATGGCGGAGGATTCGAGCTTCGAAGATGACCAGCTTGCCTCCATGACTACTGAAGATATCATAAGAGGTTCTCGTCTTGTCGATAACGAGATTCGCATTCTCAAG GAAGAGGTGCAGAGAACAAATCTGGAGCTGGATTCGTATAAGGAGAAGATAAAGGAGAATCAAGAGAAGATTAAACTCAACAAGCAGCTGCCTTACCTAGTTGGCAACATTGTCGAG ATTTTGGAAATGAACCCAGAAGATGAGGCTGAAGAAGATGGAGCAAACATTGACCTTGACTCTCAAAGGAAGGGTAAATGTGTGGTGCTGAAAACATCAACTCGTCAG ACTATTTTTCTTCCTGTGGTTGGGCTTGTTGATCCTGACAAGTTGAAGCCTGGTGACTTGGTTGGAGTCAACAAAGATAGCTACTTGATCTTGGATACTCTACCATCGGAGTATGATTCACGAGTGAAGGCCATGGAGGTTGATGAAAAACCGACAGAAGACTACAATGATATTGGAGGCTTGGAGAAGCAG ATCCAAGAATTAGTTGAGGCTATTGTACTGCCTATGACTCACAAAGAGCGATTTCAGAAGTTGGGTATTCGTCCTCCCAAAGGTATCCTCTTATATGGACCTCCTGGAACTGGGAAAACATTGATGGCCCGTGCTTGTGCTGCACAAACAAATGCCACTTTCCTAAAGTTGGCAGGCCCACAACTTGTTCAG atGTTCATTGGAGATGGTGCCAAACTTGTCCGTGATGCCTTCCAGCTTGCAAAAGAGAAATCTCCCTGCATCATTTTTATAGATGAGATCGATGCTATTGGCACAAAGCGGTTTGACAG TGAGGTTAGTGGAGACAGGGAAGTGCAGAGGACCATGTTAGAATTGCTTAATCAGCTTGATGGCTTTAGCAGCGATGACAGCATTAAG GTGATTGCTGCAACAAATCGCGCTGATATCCTGGACCCAGCCCTCATGCGATCAGGTCGATTGGATCGCAAAATTGAATTTCCACATCCAACTGAAGAAGCAAGAGCTCGAATCTTGCAG ATCCACTCAAGGAAGATGAATGTCCATCCTGATGTGAACTTTGAAGAGCTTGCTCGTTCCACGGATGATTTCAATGGGGCACAGCTAAAGGCAGTTTGTGTTGAAGCTGGGATGCTAGCACTTCGCCGGGATGCAACTGAG GTGAATCATGAGGATTTTAATGAAGGTATCATCCAAGTGCAAGCGAAGAAAAAAGCCAGCCTTAACTATTATGCATAA
- the LOC118047729 gene encoding F-actin-capping protein subunit alpha — MAEEDCELNEKRKREIAKWFLLNSPAGEIQYIAKDLRSVLNDEKAYNEAALEAFPLYNKSHFICLELPDRSGEVLVTSYNELDENEFLDPRTAQVAIVDHVKQVCTEMRPTADEELSSPYIEEFRCALDAEILKYVAEAYPKGICSVYCVKGKDVEGPGSNFELVVVISAVRNSPQNFCNGSWRSLWNIEFKEDVQMLEVRGELQVGAHYFEEGNVQLDAKHECKDATIFQAPDDCAISIANIIRHHEAQYLESLEASYSNLPDTTFKDLRRKLPVTRTLFPWHNTLQFNLTRDIQKELGIDK; from the exons ATGGCAGAAGAGGACTGCGAATTAAACGAGAAGCGAAAGAGAGAGATCGCTAAATGGTTTCTCCTCAATTCTCCCGCTGGTGAAATTCAATACATTGCAAAAG ATTTGAGGTCGGTATTGAATGACGAGAAAGCGTATAATGAAGCTGCATTAGAGGCATTTCCTCTTTACAATAAATCTCACTTCATTTGCCTTGAATTACCTGATCGAAGCGGAGAA GTGTTGGTTACATCATATAATGAGCTTGACGAGAATGAGTTTCTTGATCCTAGGACTGCCCAGGTTGCGATAGTTGACCATGTTAAGCAA GTTTGTACAGAGATGAGGCCTACAGCTGATGAGGAACTTTCATCACCATATATTGAAGAATTTCG TTGTGCCCTGGATGCCGAAATACTCAAATATGTTGCAGAAGCTTATCCAAAAGGTATATGTTCTGTCTACTGTGTTAAAGGGAAGGATGTGGAGGGGCCGGGATCTAATTTTGAGCTTGTAGTGGTCATTTCTGCTGTTAGAAATAGCCCACAGAATTTCTG CAATGGAAGCTGGCGATCACTGTGGAACATAGAGTTCAAGGAAGATGTACAAATGCTAGAAGTAAGAGGTGAATTACag GTGGGTGCCCATTATTTTGAAGAGGGAAATGTTCAGCTGGATGCAAAACATGAATGCAAAGATGCAACAATCTTTCAG GCCCCCGATGATTGTGCTATTTCCATAGCCAACATTATTCGTCATCATGAGGCACAGTACCTGGAATCTCTTGAG GCGTCCTATTCAAATTTGCCAGATACCACATTCAAG GATCTGCGAAGAAAACTTCCAGTTACTCGTACCTTATTTCCATGGCATAATACTCTACAATTTAACCTGACAAGAGATATCCAGAAGGAACTTGGAATTGACAAGTGA